In Methylomonas sp. MK1, the following are encoded in one genomic region:
- a CDS encoding histidine phosphatase family protein, translating to MQIILIRHGKPAVELSGMARGRDLPAIAMAYDASGIVDRPPPETLAELRHTNYVACSDLLRSVESAHALGFAQLPAADSLFRESPLPHFGSGAIPLPITAWVTVCRLLWLAGFSQNGEAYAVAKCRARQAANRLIELAEAHDNVLLVGHGLMNYLIAEQLRANGWHGPAKPGKRFWAYGVYQCGGNSGGQRENVKR from the coding sequence ATGCAAATCATCTTGATCAGACACGGCAAACCGGCCGTCGAACTGTCTGGCATGGCTCGCGGCAGGGATTTGCCCGCCATCGCCATGGCTTACGACGCATCCGGCATCGTCGACCGGCCGCCGCCGGAAACCTTGGCGGAGCTGCGCCATACCAACTACGTGGCGTGCAGCGACTTGCTGCGCTCCGTCGAATCGGCTCATGCGTTGGGGTTTGCCCAATTGCCTGCGGCGGATAGCTTGTTTCGCGAATCGCCGCTGCCGCATTTCGGCAGCGGCGCGATACCGCTACCCATTACGGCGTGGGTGACGGTTTGTCGATTGCTCTGGTTGGCCGGTTTCTCGCAAAACGGCGAAGCTTATGCGGTCGCCAAATGCCGGGCGCGACAGGCCGCAAACCGGCTGATCGAATTGGCGGAAGCGCACGACAACGTCCTGCTGGTCGGCCACGGCCTGATGAATTACCTGATTGCCGAACAACTGCGCGCCAACGGCTGGCACGGCCCGGCCAAGCCGGGAAAACGGTTTTGGGCGTATGGAGTTTATCAATGCGGTGGCAACAGTGGTGGGCAGCGCGAGAACGTAAAACGCTAA